The genomic window GGATATCGTTGCATCGAGGCGCAGCAAACGAAAGCCGTGGATGAGGAACGCGACGACCGCGGTTGGAATCGCCCAGAACGCGATCTGCACGGCGTCGAGTTTGAGATGATAGGTCGAGTCGACGTACGCGGTGATGAGCAGCACGGCGCCTACGGCGACGAAGATATCTTCGCCGAAGAACGCGCCGACCGTGTCCGCTGCAGCCGCGTGCGCTTTCACGAGATCGGTGACGCGCTCGGGCAGTTCCCGTCCGTGAGCGCGGCGCACCGCTCCCTCAGCCATGGGATAGATCACGGGACGGACCATTGGCGCGACGCCGCCGATACTGGTGAGACCGAGCGCCGCCGACGTCTGCCGCACGAAGAGATAAACGAGCAGCAAGCGTCCGGCGGTCAGCGCCGCCGCTCGCGCGATCATGATTTTGGCTCGCTGCTGCAATCCGAATCGCTCTGCTAGGCCCACGACCGGCAAGACGATGAACGCGAGCGAGACCGATCGGCTGGCGGCAAAACCCGATGCAAACGCATCGAGGATGTGCAGCGGCGAAATGCCGGCGAGCATTGACGAGACGATACCGGCCAGCGTGACGACGAGCAGCGG from Candidatus Eremiobacteraceae bacterium includes these protein-coding regions:
- a CDS encoding DUF969 domain-containing protein; translated protein: MTMWPLLGVVVVVAGFALRRNPLLVVTLAGIVSSMLAGISPLHILDAFASGFAASRSVSLAFIVLPVVGLAERFGLQQRAKIMIARAAALTAGRLLLVYLFVRQTSAALGLTSIGGVAPMVRPVIYPMAEGAVRRAHGRELPERVTDLVKAHAAAADTVGAFFGEDIFVAVGAVLLITAYVDSTYHLKLDAVQIAFWAIPTAVVAFLIHGFRLLRLDATISAMLESERGDARRGA